The Candidatus Neomarinimicrobiota bacterium genome includes a region encoding these proteins:
- a CDS encoding adenosine deaminase gives MKITLALLKRLPKVELHCHLDGSLRVPTIIDLAEKQKVELPSNDIDQLTKILTIGKKRGTLEEYLKRFEITLSVLQTPEALVRV, from the coding sequence ATGAAAATCACATTAGCACTGCTTAAACGACTACCTAAAGTGGAACTCCACTGCCATCTGGACGGCTCACTTCGTGTACCCACAATCATTGATCTGGCTGAAAAGCAGAAAGTCGAGCTTCCGTCTAATGACATAGATCAGCTCACCAAGATCCTCACAATCGGTAAAAAGCGTGGCACACTTGAAGAGTACTTAAAGAGATTCGAGATTACGCTGAGTGTCCTCCAGACGCCGGAAGCTCTTGTCCGTGTG